The Aedes aegypti strain LVP_AGWG chromosome 1, AaegL5.0 Primary Assembly, whole genome shotgun sequence sequence TTGCGAATCGACCATAATAAACAACTTTatgcatttaaatattttacaaatccaATTGTCTTCGctctaaaacaaaaatatttttaaagaatgtcTGCCAAACATAAGATTAGACGATCCAAATACGAATCAAGTGATACCGCCATCAAAGAGGAAATGAAGAAATTCATCGAAGATTTCGAAAACCGGTTTAAAATGGTAACAATAGGTTTTGAATCCTTGATTGTTCTGTTACATAATGCTTATCGAATCTATTCTAGAAGCTACAGCACCAACCGATAGACTCGGATCTTACCCATGTCGTTCCTCGACGAATGTACGAGAAAGCCTCGAAAATTGTTCGTCTCCAGCCGTACGACGACAAAGAGTTTGAGGAAATTGTCAAGTGCCGCTTGAAGGAAGCCTTCCGTTACTACAGCATTGAGACAAAGGACTCAGATAGCCTTAGTCCGGAAAGGGGGGAAGACTTCGAAGATGGAGAGCGTCTTTCCAAGTTCGAGCTTAAGATTGACCCCAAAACGAAGCCACGGGAGCTGAAGCTGAAGGAAGTCAACTGGATGGAGAACTTCCTGAAGAAGACTCGCAAGGAACGGATCCAGTGGCAAACGAAGTTGTACAAGTCGGACAAGAAGCTGCTGGAAAAGCCACTGTTTGAACAGGTGGAAGAGCTGATCGACCTCGGGGCGCAGGATTTTGCCGAGTGGTTGAACACGCTGGGGGCGGAAAAGTCCAACATAACGAAGGACATCATCAAGCAGCTGTTCTCGATTGGGGTGGAAGGTGACTCGGCAAAGGCGCTCTACGTTGAACCGAAGGAAATCcgagcgattccggtggaggtgGCACGCGATTGGAATTTG is a genomic window containing:
- the LOC5565273 gene encoding uncharacterized protein LOC5565273, which codes for MSAKHKIRRSKYESSDTAIKEEMKKFIEDFENRFKMKLQHQPIDSDLTHVVPRRMYEKASKIVRLQPYDDKEFEEIVKCRLKEAFRYYSIETKDSDSLSPERGEDFEDGERLSKFELKIDPKTKPRELKLKEVNWMENFLKKTRKERIQWQTKLYKSDKKLLEKPLFEQVEELIDLGAQDFAEWLNTLGAEKSNITKDIIKQLFSIGVEGDSAKALYVEPKEIRAIPVEVARDWNLHYMALQRKIAQVMKSDRRQAKVRERHVAFGRTLPMDMRRFKRFDDIDEIVPNFPEEVKTFQKVFKGICHLRSVKILVDHLKEHPDIHRPKYLVNQGMFKPKEQKPSDHVPLYKHYFKGYPASGKDLKM